GCTTCCTTCATCCTGGTTGAACAGGTTTTGGGTAAAGAATGCGAAAGTATATGTAAGAGGGGTTGATTTACTTTGCTTCGATAGTATTGACCAATTGGATCCGGAAGCGATGAATAGCTCTTATCCTGCTACCCGATCTATTCATGTTGGTTTGTCAGTAGGATTTTAACGTTTAACGCTATAAAAAGAAAGAAACTATGAAATTGAAAAATATATGCCTAGGAATAGCTTGTATAGCGGTGGTGTCAGCTTGCAACGATAAGATGGATTATCATGAATACACGTCATACGACAAGGATTATGTCTTTTCGGATTTTTCCCGTACGGCAGGATTTGTGAATAATATCTATAGTTATCTGGATTCCGACTTGCCAAGCTATCAGTCATTGGCTTCCGCTTGTGATGAAGCAGAAATGGCTGTTACTTATTCATCTGTTCTCGACTATACAAATGGTGCTTGGAGTGCATTGAACCCTAAGTCTCTGTGGGGGTATTATTCGGGTATTCGTGCCGCTAATTACTTTCTGGAAGAAAGTAAAGACCTTGATTTTTATGATTTACGCTATGCGCAGGATTATGAGGCTCAGATGAACCGGTTTAATCGTTATCAGTATGAAGTTCGTCTGCTACGTGCGTATTACTATTTCTTGTTGGTGCGTGCGTATGGGGATGTGCCTTTTACGGTGAATGTGTTGACAGAGAAAGAAGCTAATTCTCTTTCACGTACTCCGGCGTCGGAAGTCTTTGATTTTATTATTAGTGAATGTGAGGAAGTGGCGCCTGAGTTGCCCGTTTCTTATTCCGCTTTGGATAATGATGCTGCGGGTGGTTCCAACCCGGAGGCCGGTCGTGTCACGCAGGGAACTGCTTTGGCATTAAAAGCCCGTGCCGCATTATATAGAGCAAGCAAACTGTTCAGTGGTGGTGAAGACCGGAATTTATGGCGTGAAGCTGCTGTGGCCAATAAAGCTGTTATTGATTATTGTACGGCTAACGGTATCCGGCTTGGAAAATATACGGATATTTGGGGTACGGATAATTATCAAGCTTCTGAAATGATTTTCGTTCGTCGTATTGGAGATACAAGTAGTCCGGAATATACAAATTTCCCGGTTGGTATGGAGAATGCCAGTTCCGGTAATTGCCCGACACAAACATTGGTGGATGCTTACGAATCTAAGGATAATGGAGATAAAGATCCGCGTTTCGGCATGACTATCGCATGTAATGGTGACAAATGGCCGAATACGAATCCGAATCCGTTGGAAACATTTATTGGCGGTAAGAATGGTCTGCCTCTTCCTTATGCAACACCGACCGGTTATTATTTGAAGAAGTATTTGGATGCGTCTACCGACATCAGTGCGGAGAGTGGCAGTGGAGGCAAACGGCATAACTGGGTTGTTTTCCGTTTGGGAGAATTTTATCTGAATTATGCAGAGGCAATCTACCGTTATTTGGGAGCGGCCGGTGCTACGGACAACGAATTCAGGATGTCTGCTTGTGCCGCAATCAATAAGGTGCGTCAGCGTTCGGATGTGCAAATGCCGGATTTCCCGGATAATATTTCTAACACTGAATTTTGGGAACGATATAAAAAAGAAAGAATGGTAGAATTGGCTTTTGAACAACATCGTTTCTGGGATGTTCGCCGTTGGAAAGAAGGTGGCTTCACTAAAATCGGGCGTATGCAGATTACCCAAAAAGAGGATGGAAACTTCCTCTATGAGCGGACAAATAAATCATTGGTTTGGGATGATAAAATGTATTTCTTTCCGATTCCGGCTTCGGAAATGCGTAAGAATCCGAATCTGAGCCAGAATCCGGGTTGGTAAGTTTTATTAATGATAAAAGATAAAAGCTATGAAGTTGAATGTTAAATATATGATTGCAGCCTTTGCGCTTTTAGGACTGGTTGGCTGTGATAAGAATTTTGAAGAATTTGAAACATCGGGGGGAGGAAGTCCCGCTGCCGTTGAACTTTCTACGGTCGTGTCGGAGGCTTTGCCGGGACAGATTAAACTGACTTGGAAAGCACCGGAAGGAGATTACGCTTATATGCAGATTCGCTATTATGACCCTTTACAAAAGAAAAATATCTGTAAGATTGCTTCTAAAGGAACAAC
The nucleotide sequence above comes from Bacteroides caccae. Encoded proteins:
- a CDS encoding RagB/SusD family nutrient uptake outer membrane protein; its protein translation is MKLKNICLGIACIAVVSACNDKMDYHEYTSYDKDYVFSDFSRTAGFVNNIYSYLDSDLPSYQSLASACDEAEMAVTYSSVLDYTNGAWSALNPKSLWGYYSGIRAANYFLEESKDLDFYDLRYAQDYEAQMNRFNRYQYEVRLLRAYYYFLLVRAYGDVPFTVNVLTEKEANSLSRTPASEVFDFIISECEEVAPELPVSYSALDNDAAGGSNPEAGRVTQGTALALKARAALYRASKLFSGGEDRNLWREAAVANKAVIDYCTANGIRLGKYTDIWGTDNYQASEMIFVRRIGDTSSPEYTNFPVGMENASSGNCPTQTLVDAYESKDNGDKDPRFGMTIACNGDKWPNTNPNPLETFIGGKNGLPLPYATPTGYYLKKYLDASTDISAESGSGGKRHNWVVFRLGEFYLNYAEAIYRYLGAAGATDNEFRMSACAAINKVRQRSDVQMPDFPDNISNTEFWERYKKERMVELAFEQHRFWDVRRWKEGGFTKIGRMQITQKEDGNFLYERTNKSLVWDDKMYFFPIPASEMRKNPNLSQNPGW